From the genome of Glycine max cultivar Williams 82 chromosome 2, Glycine_max_v4.0, whole genome shotgun sequence, one region includes:
- the LOC100810714 gene encoding serine/threonine-protein kinase STN7, chloroplastic: MATIGIGVGVTKLQQPHRPKSKSLFLGQRLRISPFWGEPQCSERRLFGVSNPPRVVQVFALGGGEWLDTVHNLFVGVGVGLPCSVMQCGDVIYRSTLPKSNGLTLTVPGVILALGTLSYLWATPGVAPGFFDMFVLAFVERLFRPTYKKDDFVLGKKLGEGSFGVVYRVSLANKPSSKEGDLVLKKATEYGAVEIWMNERVRRACASSCADFVYGFLESSSKKAAEYWLIWRFEGDATLADLMQSRDFPYNVETLILGEVQDLPKGLERENRIIQTIMRQILFALDGLHSTGIVHRDIKPQNVIFSEESRTFKIIDLGAATDLRVGINYIPKEFLLDPRYAAPEQYIMSTQTPSAPSVPVATALSPVLWQLNLPDRFDIYSAGLIFLQMAFPSLRSDNSLIQFNRQLKRCDYDLVAWRKTAEARSELRKGFELLDLDGGIGWELLKSMVRYKARQRLSAKAALAHPYFVREGLLALSFMQTLRLQLLRATQQDYSEAARWIIQLMAKSGTQKDGGFTEAQLQELREIEPKKKASAPRNALASALKLQRKIIRTIRTLNESMDELTRRRKSFWWSRWIPREE, encoded by the exons ATGGCAACTATAGGAATTGGAGTAGGAGTGACAAAGCTTCAACAACCCCACAGACCAAAGTCTAAGTCCTTGTTTCTTGGACAGAGGCTTAGAATTAGTCCCTTTTGGGGGGAGCCTCAATGCAGTGAAAGAAGACTATTCGGTGTCTCAAACCCACCAAGAGTGGTTCAAGTTTTTGCACTAGGGGGTGGTGAATGGCTTGACACAGTTCATAATCTCTTTGTGGGTGTTGGGGTTGGACTTCCTTGCAGTGTGATGCAGTGTGGTGATGTGATCTATCGGAGCACTCTTCCTAAGTCCAATGGCTTGACACTCACTGTCCCTGGGGTGATTCTGGCTTTGGGGACTCTTTCTTATCTTTGGGCCACACCTGGTGTGGCACCTGGTTTCTTTGACATGTTTGTTCTTGCTTTTGTTGAGAGGCTCTTCAGACCCACTTACAAGAAG GATGATTTTGTTCTGGGGAAGAAGTTGGGGGAGGGGTCATTTGGAGTTGTTTATAGAGTGTCACTGGCCAACAAACCCTCTTCAAag GAAGGTGACTTAGTCTTGAAGAAAGCAACTGAATATGGTGCTGTAGAAATTTGGATGAACGAGCGTGTACGAAGAGCTTGTGCAAGCAGCTGTGCAGATTTTGTTTATGGTTTTCTTGAG AGCTCTTCAAAGAAAGCCGCTGAATACTGGCTTATATGGCGGTTTGAAGGGGATGCCACCCTAGCTGACTTGATGCAGAGTAGAGACTTTCCATATAAT GTTGAAACATTAATTTTGGGTGAGGTCCAAGACTTGCCCAAAGGATTGGAAAGAGAAAATAGAATCATTCAAACAATCATGAGGCAGATCTTGTTTGCACTGGATGGTCTTCACTCAACTGGTATTGTGCATAGGGATATTAAGCCACAAAACGTTATTTTCTCTGAAG AATCACGTacattcaaaattattgatCTTGGAGCTGCTACAGACCTGCGAGTTGGCATCAACTACATTCCGAAGGAGTTTCTTTTGGATCCAAG ATATGCTGCACCAGAACAGTACATCATGAGCACACAAACTCCATCAGCACCCTCAGTTCCGGTTGCAACTGCACTTTCCCCAGTCTTATGGCAG TTGAATTTACCAGACAGATTCGATATCTATAGTGCTGGTTTAATCTTTCTTCAAATG GCATTCCCCAGTTTACGTTCTGATAATAGCCTCATACAATTCAACCGTCAACTAAAGAGGTGTGACTATGACTTGGTCGCGTGGAGAAAAACCGCTGAGGCTCGATCTGAACTTAGGAAGGGCTTTGAGTTGTTGGATTTGGATGGTGGAATAGGATGGGAACTTCTGAAATCAATGGTAAGGTACAAAGCAAGACAAAGACTGAGTGCAAAAGCAGCATTAGCTCATCCCTACTTTGTCAGAGAAGGCTTGTTGGCATTGTCTTTCATGCAAACACTGAGACTGCAGCTCTTACGTGCAACTCAGCAGGATTATTCAGAAGCTGCTAGGTGGATTATTCAGCTAATGGCAAAATCAGGGACACAGAAGGATGGTGGATTCACCGAAGCTCAGCTTCAGGAACTGAGA gaaattgaacctaaaaagaAGGCTAGTGCACCAAGAAATGCTCTAGCTTCAGCCCTTAAACTTCAGAggaaaattataagaactataAGAACCTTAAATGAGAGTATGGATGAGCTCACAAGACGCCGGAAAAGCTTTTGGTGGAGCAGATGGATCCCTAGAGAGGAATGA
- the LOC100802180 gene encoding probable galacturonosyltransferase-like 3: MPPTLSLSLSLVLVVLFFAAVDAHFPATGELPTFREAPAFRNGRECRNRPRSDSVIHIAMTLDATYLRGSVAGVFSVLQHASCPENVVFHFIATTHRRTELRRIITATFPYLSFHLYHFDANLVRGKISYSIRRALDQPLNYARMYLADLLPATVRRIIYFDSDLIVVDDVAKLWSIDLHARVLGAPEYCHANFTNYFTHRFWSNPSYAASFKRRDACYFNTGVMVIDLWKWREGRYTEKLETWMRIQKRNRIYELGSLPPFLLVFAGDVERVEHRWNQHGLGGDNLEGLCRDLHPGPVSLLHWSGKGKPWLRIDSKKPCPLDSLWAPYDLFRHSPSLFSDS, encoded by the coding sequence ATGCCACCGacactctcactctcactctcactaGTGTTGGTGGTGCTGTTTTTCGCCGCCGTGGACGCGCATTTTCCGGCGACCGGCGAGCTTCCAACGTTCCGCGAGGCGCCGGCATTCCGCAACGGAAGAGAATGCCGCAACCGCCCGCGAAGCGACTCCGTGATCCACATCGCGATGACGCTTGACGCGACCTACCTCCGAGGCTCCGTCGCCGGAGTGTTCTCCGTGCTGCAGCACGCGTCGTGTCCGGAGAACGTCGTGTTCCACTTCATCGCCACCACGCACCGCCGGACGGAGCTCCGTCGCATCATCACCGCGACGTTCCCGTACCTCTCCTTCCACCTCTACCACTTCGATGCGAACCTCGTCCGCGGCAAGATCTCGTACTCGATCCGGCGCGCGCTGGATCAACCGCTAAACTACGCGCGCATGTACCTCGCAGATCTTCTTCCGGCGACCGTGCGGCGAATCATTTACTTCGACTCCGACCTCATCGTCGTTGATGACGTGGCGAAGCTCTGGAGCATCGATCTCCACGCGCGCGTGCTTGGCGCGCCGGAGTACTGCCACGCGAACTTCACCAACTACTTCACGCACCGCTTCTGGTCAAACCCTAGCTACGCGGCGTCATTTAAGAGACGCGACGCGTGCTACTTCAACACTGGCGTAATGGTGATCGATCTGTGGAAATGGCGCGAGGGAAGATACACGGAGAAGCTTGAGACGTGGATGCGGATCCAGAAGCGGAACCGGATCTATGAACTAGGTTCGTTGCCACCGTTTCTGCTTGTTTTCGCCGGTGACGTGGAGCGCGTAGAGCACCGGTGGAACCAGCACGGCCTGGGCGGCGATAACCTCGAAGGTCTCTGCCGAGATCTGCATCCCGGTCCGGTGAGTTTACTTCACTGGAGCGGCAAGGGGAAGCCGTGGCTGCGAATCGATTCCAAGAAGCCGTGTCCGTTGGATAGTCTTTGGGCTCCGTACGATCTCTTTCGCCACTCGCCGTCACTGTTCTCCGATTCGTAG